The following DNA comes from Hahella chejuensis KCTC 2396.
GAGACCGCTCGCGTACGCGCTGCTCACCTGCGCTCCATCAAGCTGGACTGAGCACGCAAAAAAGCCGGCGCGCCCTGGGGCGGCCGGCGAAAAAGGGGAGCCTGCAACGGACGTAGCGTTATGCTTCTTCGTCGCCTTCTTTGTCGCAGTTTTCAGGGTGACGGCGACGTTCTTTGTGCTGACCGCGCGCCTCGTGCATTTCTTTCAGCTTTTCCATTTGCTCTGCGTTCAGCACCGTGGCCAGTTTGGCGTCAGTTTGCGTGCGCAGATTTTCCATCGCAGTGTGCATCTCTTCACGCTGGGGCTTGTATTGCTCCTTCAGGCTGTGACGTTGCTCGCGGCTCTCTTCCATGATGGTCTGGAACTGTGCTTTCTGTTCTTCCGTCAGCGACAGTTTTTCCGCCAGACGGTCAATGTTCGGGCCTTGGTGGGGGCCGCCCTTGGCCAGTGCGAATCCGCTGGCGGCGATTAAACATGTCAGGGTGAATGCAGCGAATTTTTTCATAACCGTTTTCCTCAATTTCCTGTTTGGCTTTATGTGATTATCAATCTATGCCCGAAATGTGCAGGAAATGAGGAGGCATTAAGGAATAGAGATTACAACGCCGTCATCCTTCGTATTTATAGCCCAGACCGTAAACGGAATGGATGTAATCCTGGTCGGGAAACAGCTCGGTCATTTTCTTGCGCAGCTTCTTGATGTGGCTGTCCACGGTGCGGTCGCTGACGATGCGATGATCTTGATAAATACCGTCCATAAGCTGGCTGCGGGAAAAGATGCGGCCGGGTTCGTCCGCCAGTATTTTCAGCAACTGAAACTCAATGGCGGTCAGCTCCAACGGTTTGCCCCGCAGGACTGCGCGATAGCGCGAGGGGTCCAGCATCAGCGCGCGTTCTTCTACGGGCGCGCCGCGCACACGGCGCAGGATGGCCTTGACCCGCGCCACCACTTCACGAGGGCTGAAAGGCTTGCAGACATAGTCGTCCGCGCCCAGCTCCAGGCCGAGCAGCCGGTCGATTTCCTCCACCCGGGCGGTCACCATAATAATGGGCGCGTCAGTGAAGCGACGCGCTTCCCGGCACACGGACAGGCCGTCCAGACCCGGCAGCATCAGATCCAGCAGAATCAGGTCCGGGGCCTCGGCGCGGATACGCTCCAACGCCTGCTGACCGTCGCCAATGATGTCGCATTGGTAGCCTTCCTGCTGCAGATAGTCTTTGAGCAGACTGGCGAGCTTGGGTTCATCTTCCACGATGAGTATGCTGGCTTGAGGCATGTGCGTTGTCTCCGCTGTCGTTCAGATAAGGGGGCCGGCTTCACTCTTTACCGGCTGGCAGCGTCACGTCTATGGCCAGTCCGCCAAGAGGAGAACGGGACGCGCTGATTTCGCCGTCATGAGCCTCGACGATTTTACGGCAAATCGCCAGTCCAAGCCCTGAGCCGCCGGTGTTGCGGTTACGTGAGTTTTCGACGCGATAAAGATGGTCGAACAGCTTGGGCAGGGCGTCATCCGGCGCGCCCGGACCGGAGTCTTCGATGCGCAGTCGGACCTGATTATGGTCAGTACTGAGGGCAACGCGCACCTGAGCGCCGGGGTCGGCGTATTTGCACGTGTTGCTGAGCAGATTATCCAGCAACTGGCTTAAGCGTGTGGCGTCCGCCCACACTATGGCGGGGCTGGGCGCCAGGTCGCTGATCAACTGAAAGCCGGCGGCGGCGAAACTGGATTGGTGTCTGTCCAGGGCGTGTTGCAGAATCAGGCGCAGATCTTCCTCGTCTTTCTGGTAGCGCAGGGCGCCCACTTCGGCGTTGGTCAGCTCATACAGGTCGTTAATCAGTTTCTGCAGGTGTTCAATTTCCTGCTGGATGGAGAGCAGGTTGTCCCGATTGGTCGGGCGAACGCCGTCCACCAGCGCCTCCAGCTCGCCTTTGGCGATGGCCAGGGGCGTACGCAATTCATGGGAAATATCCGCAATCCAGCGTCTCCGGGCGGTTTCATTGGATTTGAGCGTTTGCGCCAGTTGATGGAAATCCCGCGCCAGTTGTCCCAGTTCGTCTTTGCCCGAAATTTTCAGCTCCATGTCATAAGCACCCTGCGCC
Coding sequences within:
- a CDS encoding Spy/CpxP family protein refolding chaperone — its product is MKKFAAFTLTCLIAASGFALAKGGPHQGPNIDRLAEKLSLTEEQKAQFQTIMEESREQRHSLKEQYKPQREEMHTAMENLRTQTDAKLATVLNAEQMEKLKEMHEARGQHKERRRHPENCDKEGDEEA
- a CDS encoding response regulator — encoded protein: MPQASILIVEDEPKLASLLKDYLQQEGYQCDIIGDGQQALERIRAEAPDLILLDLMLPGLDGLSVCREARRFTDAPIIMVTARVEEIDRLLGLELGADDYVCKPFSPREVVARVKAILRRVRGAPVEERALMLDPSRYRAVLRGKPLELTAIEFQLLKILADEPGRIFSRSQLMDGIYQDHRIVSDRTVDSHIKKLRKKMTELFPDQDYIHSVYGLGYKYEG
- a CDS encoding ATP-binding protein; this encodes MRIQTKLILALLIATTAMFAAMYSLMQWSFDRGFLDYVNRRDLQRQETLINNLQRFYRQTGSWEPLRRDHNLWRRLLEADEDDQQPWRPPRRGGDNRPDRPHPPRPPTLLDADKQVVTGRYRSDFIMAPIKLGDQTIGWLALPPRVRVTEQNDLAFSKSQDKAFLVISALMVAISLLIALPLARQFVTPIKRLATATRQLAQGAYDMELKISGKDELGQLARDFHQLAQTLKSNETARRRWIADISHELRTPLAIAKGELEALVDGVRPTNRDNLLSIQQEIEHLQKLINDLYELTNAEVGALRYQKDEEDLRLILQHALDRHQSSFAAAGFQLISDLAPSPAIVWADATRLSQLLDNLLSNTCKYADPGAQVRVALSTDHNQVRLRIEDSGPGAPDDALPKLFDHLYRVENSRNRNTGGSGLGLAICRKIVEAHDGEISASRSPLGGLAIDVTLPAGKE